A stretch of Kaistella flava (ex Peng et al. 2021) DNA encodes these proteins:
- a CDS encoding ATP-dependent DNA ligase, translating into MKDFVQLINALDSTNKTNAKVEAMVTYLETANDNDKLWFLALFTGKRPKRPVNTALLKKWALEITQLSEWLFIESYSSVGDLGETLSLILHNAENEIDKSLTQWMTELIALKDQTDEEKKKYVLESWNGLNHVERFIFNKLIGGSFRIGVSKKLLINALSKFSGVDGNILMHSIMGKWKIEEENFDDLIQGTNINPDESKPYPFCLAYPLEKETQDLGVRENWQAEFKWDGIRGQFIKRNHEIFIWSRGEELVTEQFPEIVSALKEVEGNFVVDGEILVVKDDKVLNFNELQKRLNRKTIPKKMLEELPVHIFVYDILELEFEDLREKPLAERRLLLESLIENSPVERIRISEIVHSENWEGLAEVRENSRDNNSEGLMLKELNSKYHAGRKKGDWWKWKVNPLTIDAVLIYAQKGSGRRSNYYTDYTFAVKNEDKLVTIAKAYSGLTDKEIMEVSKFVNKNAIEKFGPVRTVKPELVFEIAFEGIGFSSRHKSGVALRFPRIVRWRRDKTVEEIDELEEIKKLIT; encoded by the coding sequence ATGAAAGATTTTGTCCAATTGATTAATGCACTCGACAGCACAAATAAAACCAATGCCAAAGTAGAGGCAATGGTTACTTATTTGGAAACCGCAAATGATAATGACAAGTTGTGGTTTCTAGCTTTGTTTACAGGCAAACGTCCGAAAAGACCAGTCAATACTGCTCTTTTAAAAAAATGGGCTTTAGAAATTACGCAACTTTCGGAATGGCTTTTTATCGAATCCTATTCTTCCGTCGGTGATTTGGGCGAAACTTTATCACTCATTCTTCACAATGCTGAAAATGAAATCGACAAATCTTTAACGCAATGGATGACGGAACTCATTGCCTTGAAAGATCAAACTGATGAAGAAAAGAAGAAATATGTTTTAGAATCCTGGAACGGTTTAAATCATGTGGAACGTTTCATTTTCAATAAATTAATTGGCGGCAGTTTCCGTATTGGAGTTTCAAAAAAATTATTAATTAATGCCCTTTCGAAATTTTCCGGCGTTGATGGAAATATTCTGATGCATTCCATTATGGGGAAATGGAAAATAGAGGAAGAGAATTTCGATGATTTGATTCAGGGAACCAACATTAATCCTGATGAATCCAAACCTTATCCATTTTGTTTGGCTTATCCTTTAGAAAAAGAAACGCAGGATTTAGGTGTCCGCGAAAATTGGCAGGCAGAATTTAAATGGGACGGAATCCGTGGACAGTTTATCAAACGAAATCACGAGATTTTTATTTGGTCGCGAGGTGAAGAATTGGTGACCGAGCAGTTTCCCGAAATCGTTTCTGCTTTAAAAGAGGTGGAAGGCAATTTCGTCGTTGATGGAGAAATCCTAGTTGTTAAAGATGATAAAGTTCTTAATTTTAATGAACTTCAAAAACGATTAAATCGTAAAACTATTCCTAAAAAAATGTTGGAAGAACTTCCTGTTCATATTTTTGTTTACGATATTTTAGAATTGGAATTTGAAGATTTAAGAGAAAAACCTTTAGCAGAAAGAAGATTACTTTTAGAAAGTTTAATTGAAAATTCTCCGGTTGAAAGAATTAGAATTTCAGAAATTGTTCATTCCGAAAATTGGGAAGGTTTGGCAGAAGTTCGGGAAAATTCAAGAGATAATAATTCTGAAGGTTTAATGTTGAAAGAACTGAATTCGAAATATCACGCCGGCAGAAAAAAAGGCGATTGGTGGAAATGGAAAGTGAATCCATTGACCATTGATGCTGTTTTAATTTATGCTCAAAAAGGTTCTGGTCGTAGAAGTAATTATTACACCGATTATACTTTTGCTGTAAAAAACGAAGATAAATTGGTGACGATAGCAAAAGCCTATTCCGGATTGACTGACAAAGAAATTATGGAAGTCAGTAAGTTTGTGAATAAAAATGCCATTGAAAAGTTTGGTCCTGTTCGAACGGTAAAACCCGAATTGGTTTTTGAAATCGCTTTTGAAGGAATTGGTTTTAGCAGCCGACATAAAAGTGGCGTCGCTTTGAGATTCCCCAGAATTGTTCGTTGGCGACGCGATAAAACCGTAGAAGAAATTGATGAACTTGAAGAAATTAAAAAATTGATCACCTAA
- a CDS encoding ligase-associated DNA damage response DEXH box helicase, whose translation MTEKFKNSTGFQIIKKWMDEKDREPFGFQSETWFKFSNNYSGMVIAPTGFGKTFSVFLAVIIDYMNHPENYKSGMKLLWITPLRALAKDIAKAISEALEEIGLDWEVAVRNGDTSTKDRARQTKKMPDILIITPESLHLLLAQKQHQKFFKSLQCIVVDEWHELLSSKRGVMTELAVSRIFSYQKKLRIWGITATIGNLEEAMNVLIPYDIKKTKVVAKEKKKIEIKSVFPDDVEVLPWAGHLGTKLADKIIPIILESQTTLVFTNTRSQAEMWYQVLLNTHPDFAGQIAIHHSSVDKDIRIWIEENLSSGYLKAVISTSSLDLGVDFKPVDTVIQIGSSKGIARFLQRAGRSGHSPFETSKIYFVPTHSLELIEVAALKEAVKQNKIEPREPLVLCYDVLLQFVLTLAVADGFDEKETYKQITSTNAFRDLSPEEWTWILTFITVGGKLKNYEEYHKVVIENGLYKVISRRIAMLHRMNIGAIVSDSMLKVKFFSGGYVGMIEEYFISKLKKNDKFILAGRVLEVSHVKEMTVYVRNSTGKGIVPSYLGGRLPMSSYLSVFLRQKLSESLDAKSSEKELQFLHPLLVSQQENSHIPREKEFLVERIKTREGHHLFMYPFEGRLIHEVMSALIAYRISRISPISFSIAMNDYGFELFSKLEIPLTEENIHEILSKENLIRDVIASVNSTEMARRKFRDIAVISGMVIRTYPGQQKNNKNLQSSSGLIFNVLEDYDPENLLLKQAYSEVFFQQIDEARLVEAFNRIHESEIIIKNSNTFTPLSFPIKVDSLRQSLSSEDLKARILRMKMEAMKKKMKK comes from the coding sequence ATGACCGAAAAATTTAAAAACTCGACAGGTTTCCAAATCATTAAAAAATGGATGGATGAAAAAGACCGGGAACCATTTGGTTTTCAGTCTGAAACCTGGTTTAAATTTTCCAACAATTATTCTGGAATGGTCATCGCACCAACCGGTTTCGGTAAAACGTTTTCTGTTTTTTTAGCGGTTATCATCGATTATATGAATCACCCGGAAAATTATAAATCCGGAATGAAATTGTTGTGGATCACACCCCTTCGGGCTTTGGCAAAAGATATCGCAAAAGCAATCAGCGAGGCTTTGGAAGAAATTGGCTTAGATTGGGAAGTTGCAGTTAGAAATGGCGATACTTCAACCAAAGACAGAGCAAGGCAAACTAAAAAAATGCCTGATATTTTAATTATCACGCCCGAAAGTTTGCATTTACTTCTCGCTCAGAAACAGCATCAAAAATTTTTCAAAAGCCTACAATGTATAGTTGTCGACGAATGGCATGAACTGCTTAGTTCAAAACGAGGTGTGATGACCGAACTTGCCGTTTCACGAATATTCAGTTACCAGAAAAAATTACGAATCTGGGGAATTACAGCAACCATCGGGAATTTAGAGGAAGCGATGAACGTTCTTATTCCTTATGACATCAAAAAAACAAAAGTCGTTGCGAAGGAAAAAAAGAAGATTGAAATCAAGTCCGTCTTTCCGGATGATGTTGAAGTTCTTCCGTGGGCCGGACATTTAGGAACCAAACTTGCCGATAAGATCATTCCCATTATTTTGGAAAGTCAAACGACTTTGGTTTTTACGAATACGCGAAGTCAGGCTGAAATGTGGTATCAGGTTTTGTTAAATACCCATCCGGATTTTGCAGGACAAATCGCTATTCATCACAGTTCCGTCGATAAAGATATTCGAATCTGGATTGAAGAAAATTTATCTTCAGGATATTTAAAAGCCGTGATTTCAACCTCATCTTTAGATTTAGGCGTCGATTTTAAACCTGTCGATACGGTGATTCAAATTGGTTCCAGCAAAGGAATTGCAAGATTTCTTCAACGTGCCGGTCGAAGTGGCCATTCACCATTTGAAACTTCAAAAATATATTTTGTTCCAACCCATTCCTTAGAATTAATTGAAGTTGCAGCGCTGAAAGAGGCGGTAAAACAAAATAAGATTGAACCGCGCGAGCCTCTGGTTTTATGTTACGATGTTTTGCTTCAGTTTGTTTTGACTTTGGCTGTTGCTGATGGATTTGACGAAAAGGAAACCTACAAACAAATTACTTCGACCAATGCTTTTAGGGATTTATCTCCTGAAGAATGGACCTGGATTCTGACTTTTATTACCGTTGGTGGAAAATTAAAAAATTACGAAGAATATCATAAAGTCGTTATCGAAAATGGCTTATACAAAGTAATTTCCCGCCGAATCGCGATGTTGCATCGAATGAATATTGGCGCCATTGTCAGCGATTCAATGTTGAAAGTAAAGTTTTTTTCTGGCGGTTATGTCGGTATGATCGAAGAGTATTTCATTTCGAAATTAAAGAAAAACGATAAGTTTATTTTGGCTGGAAGAGTGCTTGAAGTTTCCCACGTCAAAGAAATGACGGTTTATGTTCGAAACTCCACAGGAAAAGGAATTGTGCCGAGTTATTTGGGCGGAAGATTGCCCATGTCATCTTACTTGAGCGTTTTTCTAAGGCAGAAACTTTCCGAATCTTTAGATGCAAAATCATCAGAAAAAGAACTGCAATTTCTACATCCGCTTTTGGTGAGTCAGCAGGAAAATTCCCATATTCCCAGGGAAAAAGAGTTTTTGGTCGAACGCATCAAAACGCGCGAAGGTCATCATTTATTTATGTATCCATTTGAGGGAAGATTAATTCATGAAGTGATGTCCGCCTTAATCGCATACCGAATTTCGAGAATTTCCCCAATTTCTTTTTCGATTGCGATGAACGATTATGGATTTGAATTATTTTCGAAACTGGAAATTCCTTTAACGGAGGAAAACATTCACGAGATTTTATCCAAAGAAAATTTAATTAGAGACGTAATAGCATCGGTAAATTCAACTGAAATGGCAAGACGTAAATTTCGGGATATCGCTGTTATTTCTGGAATGGTCATTCGGACTTATCCAGGACAACAGAAAAACAATAAAAACTTGCAGTCTTCTTCAGGTTTGATATTTAATGTTTTGGAAGATTATGATCCTGAAAACTTATTATTAAAACAGGCGTATTCGGAAGTTTTCTTTCAGCAAATTGATGAAGCAAGACTGGTGGAAGCCTTTAATCGAATTCATGAAAGTGAAATTATTATTAAAAATTCAAATACCTTTACGCCTTTAAGTTTCCCGATTAAAGTGGACAGTTTACGTCAGAGTTTGAGCAGTGAAGATTTGAAAGCCAGAATTTTAAGAATGAAAATGGAAGCCATGAAAAAGAAAATGAAAAAATGA
- the pdeM gene encoding ligase-associated DNA damage response endonuclease PdeM — translation MILQTLEKTIQNQTLVFTNQRALFWAEQKALIISDLHIGKTAYFRKNGIPIPSDILAKDLERLSILIENFSAEQLFIVGDFLHAGKNKDFEIFEEWRLRNKHLEIILIKGNHDIKKSDFLHDLDITIIEDSLCIKPFTFIHEPQDSENQFSISGHLHPGVTVKLEKRKSVRLPCFRVSDNQLILPAFSEFTGLDTKSCEDFDCIAFTEDLIFEL, via the coding sequence ATGATTTTGCAGACTTTAGAAAAAACCATCCAAAACCAAACTCTTGTTTTCACTAACCAACGCGCCTTGTTTTGGGCAGAACAAAAAGCATTAATCATCAGTGATTTGCACATTGGCAAAACCGCCTATTTCAGAAAAAATGGAATTCCGATCCCGTCGGATATTTTGGCGAAAGATTTAGAACGATTATCAATTTTAATTGAAAATTTCTCTGCGGAACAATTATTCATTGTGGGTGATTTTTTACACGCTGGAAAAAATAAAGATTTTGAAATTTTCGAGGAGTGGAGATTAAGAAATAAGCATTTAGAAATCATTTTAATTAAAGGAAATCACGATATTAAAAAGTCTGATTTTTTACACGATTTAGATATAACAATAATCGAAGATTCTTTATGCATCAAACCTTTTACTTTTATTCATGAACCTCAAGATTCCGAAAATCAATTTTCGATTTCTGGACATCTTCATCCTGGGGTTACGGTAAAATTAGAAAAAAGAAAATCGGTGAGATTACCGTGCTTTAGAGTTTCAGATAACCAGTTAATTCTACCAGCATTTAGTGAATTCACGGGATTGGACACAAAGTCTTGCGAAGATTTTGATTGCATTGCTTTTACGGAGGACTTGATCTTTGAACTTTAA
- a CDS encoding CinA family nicotinamide mononucleotide deamidase-related protein has protein sequence MKAVLITIGDEILSGNTVDTNSNFIAGELKKIGIPVVQILTISDEIDSIKKGLKTALDLGDLVIATGGLGPTKDDKTKTAFKEFFNDEVVLDSETFEHLRKLFEKRNRGHLLELNKPQAEVLSKAFIFQNENGSAPCQMIQENGKIVISLPGVPYEVKPLIKDKIIPFLAQKFSLNHIVTHTVSVVGIPESLLSEQIESWELALPKDISLSYLPVGNRIKLRLTAQGKSKEELEQRIEVEVQKLKPLIGDNVISWNGDHIEEILKQILDEKKLTVSTAESCTGGELSRLLTSISGSSTYFLGGIVAYDYHKKIEILGVSEQTIEEKTVVSEEVAQEMSLGSQRLFKTNIALSTTGVSGPNSDEFNNEIGTAFYSIRVNNFEKTNRLHLPHFERNDFANYVSQRVLQDLVEILIREDY, from the coding sequence ATGAAAGCAGTCCTTATTACCATCGGCGACGAAATCCTTTCTGGAAACACCGTCGACACCAATTCTAATTTCATCGCCGGCGAACTCAAAAAAATCGGAATTCCTGTCGTACAAATCCTTACCATTTCAGACGAAATTGATTCCATAAAAAAAGGATTAAAAACTGCTTTGGACTTAGGCGATTTAGTCATCGCAACTGGCGGACTCGGACCGACGAAAGATGATAAAACGAAAACGGCTTTTAAAGAATTCTTTAATGATGAGGTTGTTTTAGATTCCGAAACTTTTGAACATCTTAGAAAGTTATTCGAAAAAAGAAATCGCGGACATCTTTTAGAATTGAATAAACCACAAGCAGAAGTTTTAAGCAAAGCATTTATTTTCCAAAACGAAAACGGAAGCGCACCTTGCCAGATGATTCAGGAAAATGGAAAGATTGTGATCTCACTTCCCGGCGTTCCTTATGAAGTAAAACCTTTAATTAAAGATAAGATCATTCCTTTTCTCGCCCAGAAGTTCAGTTTAAATCACATCGTAACCCATACCGTTTCGGTCGTCGGAATTCCTGAAAGTTTATTATCCGAACAAATTGAATCTTGGGAACTGGCTTTACCAAAAGATATTTCACTGTCTTATCTTCCGGTCGGAAATCGTATTAAATTACGTTTAACCGCTCAAGGAAAAAGTAAAGAAGAATTGGAGCAAAGAATAGAAGTGGAAGTTCAAAAATTAAAACCTCTAATCGGTGACAACGTGATTTCCTGGAACGGTGATCATATCGAAGAGATTTTAAAACAAATTTTAGACGAAAAAAAACTCACCGTTTCCACGGCCGAAAGTTGCACTGGCGGAGAATTATCTAGATTGCTCACTTCAATATCTGGAAGTTCAACTTATTTTTTAGGCGGAATTGTGGCATATGATTATCACAAGAAAATAGAAATTTTAGGCGTTTCAGAACAAACGATTGAGGAGAAAACAGTCGTGTCAGAAGAAGTTGCACAGGAAATGAGTTTGGGTTCTCAAAGATTATTTAAAACCAATATCGCGCTTTCAACAACCGGAGTTTCCGGTCCAAATTCTGATGAATTTAATAACGAAATCGGAACGGCTTTTTATTCAATTCGTGTTAATAATTTCGAGAAAACTAATCGTTTACATCTTCCACATTTTGAGAGAAATGATTTTGCGAATTACGTTTCACAAAGAGTTTTACAAGATTTGGTTGAGATTTTAATCCGCGAAGACTATTAA
- a CDS encoding lipocalin family protein, giving the protein MKNLKKIAIPVALGILGIAFLNSCSVGVPKGANAVQNFNAKKYLGKWYEIARFDYRFEKNMNNVTATYSMKDNGNIKVDNRGYDYVKNKWKESVGEAKFVKNENIAQLKVSFFKPIWAGYNVIDIDEDYKYALVVGSNLDYLWILSREKTIPDSYRQRFIDKAKKLGYKTENLVWVEHDK; this is encoded by the coding sequence ATGAAAAATTTAAAGAAAATAGCAATTCCCGTTGCGCTTGGGATTTTAGGTATCGCCTTTTTAAACTCATGTTCTGTGGGCGTTCCGAAAGGTGCAAACGCAGTTCAAAATTTTAATGCTAAAAAATATTTAGGAAAATGGTATGAAATCGCCCGTTTCGATTACCGTTTTGAGAAAAATATGAATAACGTCACTGCGACTTATTCCATGAAAGATAACGGCAATATCAAAGTCGATAACAGAGGTTATGATTACGTAAAAAACAAATGGAAAGAAAGCGTCGGAGAAGCCAAATTCGTTAAAAATGAGAACATAGCACAATTGAAAGTTTCTTTTTTTAAACCGATTTGGGCTGGTTATAATGTAATCGATATCGATGAAGATTACAAGTATGCCTTGGTCGTGGGCAGCAATCTGGATTATTTGTGGATTCTTTCCCGTGAGAAAACAATTCCGGATTCTTACAGACAAAGATTTATCGACAAAGCTAAAAAGTTAGGATACAAAACCGAGAATTTGGTTTGGGTAGAACACGATAAATAA
- a CDS encoding NAD(P)/FAD-dependent oxidoreductase: MDLKSNEPFWLVKNGLLSSYPSLKNDEKCDVLIIGAGITGSLIAHQMMEEGYKTILIDKREICNGSTSATTSMLQYEIDVPLYELKDQIGPEGAVASYKACSNAIDQLEKISKKIKSQAGFQRKDSLYFASKKKDVSWLKKEFEARKEAGFKVKWLEPEEIAKKYDLQKTYGGILTPQGGSVDAFNLAHELLQFNEKKGLKIFDKTEMKSVKYNPTFNEVEITSGFKIKAKKIIYCIGYESKNLIKEDFVQLKSTFAMVSEMDLIKNKNFSKTLFWNTDDPYLYMRSTDDGRILMGGGDEDFQNPQKRDELLNKKEKEIIKVYNKFLPSQPFYTDFVWAGAFGETKDGLPYIGEHPKFKNSYFVLGFGGNGITFSVTGMEMAAAFLKNKKHPLTEYFKFGR, translated from the coding sequence ATGGATTTAAAATCAAATGAACCTTTTTGGTTGGTCAAGAACGGATTACTTTCCTCTTATCCTTCTCTAAAAAATGATGAAAAATGTGACGTTCTTATCATTGGAGCCGGAATCACCGGAAGTTTAATTGCTCATCAAATGATGGAAGAAGGTTACAAAACTATTTTAATTGACAAACGTGAAATTTGTAATGGAAGCACTTCCGCCACTACTTCGATGTTACAATATGAGATTGATGTTCCGTTGTATGAATTAAAAGATCAAATTGGCCCAGAAGGAGCAGTTGCTAGTTATAAAGCATGTTCCAATGCAATTGATCAATTAGAGAAAATTTCGAAAAAGATCAAATCACAAGCCGGCTTTCAACGAAAAGATTCCTTGTATTTCGCCTCCAAGAAAAAAGATGTTTCGTGGTTAAAGAAGGAATTTGAAGCTAGAAAAGAAGCAGGATTTAAAGTAAAATGGTTAGAACCTGAGGAAATCGCAAAGAAATATGATTTGCAAAAAACATACGGTGGAATTTTAACGCCACAAGGAGGAAGTGTTGATGCCTTTAATTTAGCGCATGAACTTTTACAATTTAATGAAAAGAAAGGACTGAAAATTTTCGATAAAACGGAAATGAAATCAGTCAAATATAATCCAACTTTTAATGAAGTAGAGATTACTAGTGGTTTCAAAATTAAAGCAAAGAAAATTATTTACTGTATCGGTTACGAAAGCAAAAATCTCATTAAAGAAGATTTCGTACAGCTGAAAAGCACGTTCGCCATGGTTTCTGAAATGGATCTAATCAAAAATAAAAACTTTTCAAAAACGCTATTCTGGAATACGGATGATCCTTACCTTTATATGAGATCAACGGATGATGGCCGGATTTTAATGGGCGGTGGCGACGAAGATTTTCAGAATCCACAAAAGCGGGATGAACTTTTAAATAAAAAGGAAAAAGAAATTATTAAAGTCTACAACAAATTTTTACCCTCTCAGCCTTTCTATACCGATTTCGTTTGGGCCGGAGCTTTCGGCGAAACCAAAGACGGATTGCCGTATATCGGTGAACATCCAAAATTTAAAAATTCCTATTTCGTGCTCGGTTTTGGTGGAAACGGCATCACTTTTTCTGTAACCGGAATGGAAATGGCTGCTGCTTTCCTAAAAAATAAAAAACATCCTCTGACCGAATATTTCAAATTCGGTCGTTAA
- a CDS encoding pyridoxamine 5'-phosphate oxidase family protein, translated as MSTENLNQKEAIETLKKLSESARICMFCTELDKLPNSSRPMSLKETDEHGNLWFISSDQSHKNFEIQKDNRVQLYFMNNGNSEYLSILGKAFIYKDKQTIEDKWSAMANAWFDGKDDPNVSIIRVTPDETYYWEPKAGKFVSMLHFATAALTGTKSDNDDGREGTLNV; from the coding sequence ATGTCGACTGAAAATTTAAATCAAAAAGAAGCTATTGAAACGCTAAAGAAATTATCGGAAAGTGCAAGAATCTGTATGTTTTGTACAGAGTTAGACAAGTTACCGAATTCATCCCGCCCTATGAGTTTGAAGGAGACTGATGAACATGGAAATCTATGGTTTATCAGCAGCGATCAAAGTCATAAGAACTTCGAAATCCAGAAAGATAATCGCGTTCAACTTTATTTTATGAATAATGGGAACTCCGAATATCTTTCGATTTTAGGAAAAGCATTTATTTACAAAGACAAACAAACTATTGAAGATAAATGGAGCGCTATGGCAAATGCCTGGTTCGACGGAAAAGATGATCCGAATGTTTCGATTATCAGAGTTACTCCAGATGAAACCTATTATTGGGAACCGAAAGCTGGAAAATTCGTTTCTATGCTTCATTTTGCAACCGCAGCTCTTACCGGAACAAAATCAGATAATGATGATGGAAGAGAAGGTACTTTAAACGTATAA
- a CDS encoding Dps family protein → MKPDLGITQKNLTAVNQILNAVLADGNMLYIKLRKFHWNLSGDNFMELHLLFEDQYNAVAEAADEVAERIATLGGTAIGTTTEFAKESQLKETPGKVPDTQGILKELVGDHESIVKSLRENLDKCEDDYKDAGTADFLNGLMQEHEKMAWKLRKYFKD, encoded by the coding sequence ATGAAACCAGACTTAGGAATTACGCAAAAAAACTTAACCGCAGTAAATCAAATTTTAAATGCCGTTTTAGCTGATGGAAATATGCTTTACATCAAACTAAGAAAATTCCATTGGAATTTATCCGGCGATAATTTTATGGAACTGCACTTGCTCTTTGAAGACCAATATAATGCAGTAGCAGAAGCTGCCGATGAAGTTGCAGAAAGAATTGCAACTTTGGGAGGAACTGCTATTGGCACAACAACTGAATTTGCGAAAGAATCTCAATTAAAAGAAACTCCAGGAAAAGTACCAGATACACAAGGAATCTTGAAAGAATTAGTCGGAGATCACGAATCAATTGTAAAATCATTGCGCGAAAATTTAGATAAGTGCGAAGACGATTACAAAGATGCGGGTACGGCAGACTTCTTAAATGGTCTAATGCAGGAACACGAAAAAATGGCTTGGAAGCTGAGAAAATATTTTAAAGACTAG
- a CDS encoding T9SS type A sorting domain-containing protein — MDIVFAVPTGISPDGKFIGGIGANFTENDAKGFLIKLPGALASQEVIKSEKLNVYPNPVKDIVTIKSLDKIESAEVYSTAGQLVFSSKNIIDNKINLSVLTKGVYILKVQTNKGLQSIKLMKN, encoded by the coding sequence TTGGACATTGTATTTGCAGTTCCCACTGGGATTTCGCCGGACGGAAAGTTCATCGGTGGTATCGGTGCTAATTTTACAGAAAATGATGCCAAAGGATTTCTGATAAAACTTCCAGGAGCCTTAGCTTCTCAAGAGGTAATTAAATCAGAAAAACTGAATGTTTATCCAAATCCTGTGAAAGATATTGTTACGATTAAATCTTTAGATAAGATAGAATCTGCCGAAGTTTACAGTACTGCTGGACAATTGGTTTTCTCATCAAAAAATATTATTGATAATAAGATTAATCTTTCTGTACTAACCAAAGGAGTTTATATTCTTAAAGTACAAACAAATAAAGGACTTCAGAGCATAAAATTGATGAAGAACTAA
- a CDS encoding T9SS type A sorting domain-containing protein, giving the protein MKKFYAIALGVCSIALANAQVSDLGSYVQVSDISNTGVAVGNVYGSAFFMWSEANSGTIIGEAGANGVSGNCNISADGSVISMAIPNPANQDKEEAVLYTVADQSLQFLGHLGFSSGADTSSAWGMSSDGKNIVGFAWNTSSKGEGVFWKDGAATTGLGSTVPTRSSRADAVSADGSVIVGWQDASNGVRQGAIWKNGVQELLKDNDGNVLGAASAVSADGKTVVGIKNETGEGYIWNETDGTIFLSSDDPYFITSMSGISDDGKVAIGLSFDPTTSILLGEGFIWTKEGGKVNLNDYVTAADFDDLDIVFSVPTGISPDGKYVGGIGANFIEGDAKGFLIKLPETALASGEIVKSAKMSVYPNPVKDILTITTLDKVESATVYSATGQVVFTAKNIVNKQINLSSLAKGVYFLQVQTDKGLQSVKLMKN; this is encoded by the coding sequence ATGAAAAAATTTTACGCTATCGCATTAGGAGTTTGTAGTATTGCATTAGCAAACGCTCAGGTAAGTGATCTGGGAAGTTACGTTCAGGTTAGTGATATTTCTAATACGGGCGTTGCTGTTGGCAACGTTTATGGAAGTGCATTTTTTATGTGGTCAGAAGCTAACAGCGGAACCATCATTGGTGAGGCTGGGGCAAATGGCGTATCTGGGAATTGTAATATTTCAGCGGATGGTTCTGTAATTTCAATGGCGATTCCTAATCCTGCAAATCAAGATAAAGAGGAAGCTGTATTATATACGGTAGCAGATCAGTCCTTACAATTTCTTGGTCATTTAGGATTCTCTTCTGGTGCTGATACTTCTTCGGCTTGGGGAATGTCTTCTGACGGTAAAAATATTGTAGGGTTCGCCTGGAACACCTCATCAAAAGGAGAAGGCGTTTTTTGGAAAGACGGTGCGGCAACTACAGGCTTAGGAAGTACCGTTCCAACGCGAAGTTCCAGAGCTGATGCCGTGAGTGCAGATGGTTCTGTGATCGTTGGTTGGCAAGATGCAAGCAACGGCGTCCGTCAGGGAGCAATTTGGAAAAACGGCGTTCAAGAACTTTTAAAAGATAACGATGGTAATGTTTTGGGAGCCGCCTCAGCAGTAAGTGCAGATGGTAAAACAGTTGTTGGTATTAAAAATGAAACTGGCGAAGGCTATATCTGGAATGAAACGGATGGTACTATTTTCTTAAGCAGTGACGATCCTTATTTTATTACGAGCATGTCGGGAATATCTGATGATGGTAAAGTCGCTATCGGATTATCATTCGACCCTACCACAAGTATCCTTTTAGGAGAAGGTTTTATCTGGACCAAAGAAGGAGGCAAAGTGAATCTTAACGATTATGTGACCGCTGCCGATTTCGATGATTTAGATATTGTTTTTTCAGTTCCTACAGGCATCTCTCCGGACGGAAAATATGTCGGTGGAATTGGAGCCAATTTTATCGAGGGTGACGCCAAAGGATTTTTAATTAAACTTCCGGAAACTGCTTTGGCTTCTGGTGAGATTGTTAAATCAGCTAAAATGAGCGTTTATCCAAATCCGGTAAAAGATATCCTTACCATTACGACTTTGGATAAAGTAGAATCTGCAACAGTCTACAGTGCTACCGGACAAGTAGTATTTACAGCGAAAAATATCGTAAACAAGCAAATCAATCTTTCTTCATTGGCAAAAGGAGTTTACTTCCTTCAAGTGCAGACCGATAAAGGACTTCAGTCCGTAAAACTGATGAAGAATTAG